The region CGTCTATCTGAGTGAACCGAGTATTATAAAAATAAGGTAGTAGCTTAATAGTACTAATACaactcacacacacacatacaatTTTTTCTACcttaaaaatgattttataaGCCATAAATAAGTGATTAAAAAGCTATCAAAACAAGTTTTTAACCATCTAATCGATTGGCAAAACTTTTTTTACCAACCAATCAATTGGAATACTATGCTAACAGATTTGAAGGCTGCCAATTGATTACAAAATCAATGAGGACAACACATTAATGACTTGTAACGACTCTATATGCCATTGTATTTTAAATTTCTCCCAACAAAAAATTTCCTCTATATCTAGAGCTTTTGACATAATAGCTTGAGCATCCAATTCATGCTTTTTGAGTTTCATCACTATAAAATTTTTGAATTTGGGATTGAATGAGGTCAAAGTTTGCTTCATTAATTTTCATATTGTTGGCGACATTTAAAAAGTAGTGTGATTCCAATATCTCAATTTACCTTTGAGAATTTAAAGATTCTTGGTCAGAACATACATAGGGCATCAAGTGATATTTCGGTACCAACAAGTTCAACCAAAGCCTTGCATTCCTAATGTAATGTTCACATGTTATGAAATTTGAACTGGGAAATCACTTTGTCAATATTACTATCTCTATGCTCACGGGCTCCCATGATAGCATTGAAGTCACCTAAGAAAGACCACGTCAGAAGGTGATTGACTTGTAAATTGAGAAGATCAGGCTCTTTTATTTTGGATTGGTTTATAGAAGCATAAACAATAGTAGAAGTCAAAAAGGTATTATGAACATTGGAAGAGAAAGCCACCATTTGATTAGTGGATTGAAGATGATTTGGGCAAATATTAGTGAAACAAAAGCACCATAAAAAGGGTTGATGTTTCGTAGTGAAAGAAAAAGGTTTAAGTCCTAACTAGATAAATTGTCATAACTCATTTTAGGCTCTACGATGAAGATGAAGTTGGTTTTGTGTACAAAAATTATTCTTTTTAAGGCTATTTTTGAAGGAGAATTAGCCACTCATTTTGGAAGGGACAAGGAGGACAGAGTTCTCAATCTAAAAAAATATTGAAGCTCATATTCAAACGATAAGATTCGTAGAAAATCTAACGAGAAGTTGGAGGTTCTTTCTCTAAAGAAAAACTGAATTCATAAAACATTTAACTAAGAATTATATTGAATATAtcaatatttttaataaatattaaatatgcatttaaataaaaaatattttattaaatattataaattttattatttaatttttttattgtatgacaataataattaaaaatttATCCACGTGTAGAAATTTTATAAGAGAATGTTGAGAATTTAATTAATAATCGATCAAATTTATATTTTATTGACCTTAAAAGGACATACTTTAAACGTCTATTTAGATGTTGATTTTTAGAAGATTTTAGAGAGGAGGATTTTTGAGGTTTGCGTCTATATCATAAAAtgtattttatattttttaaaaaatttaaaaaacaaTGTAATATTATATGCTaatataataaattattttttaaattaaaaaaagaaatcaaaatcaTTTTAAGTTCTAAAACCTCCAAACACCAACTCCAAGTTACATGGCTATTacatcataaaaaataaatttgTAGGATTTTCTTACTCCACGTTTGTAAGATTTTCTTACTCCACGTGTCACTTTTCTGTTGGTTAACTAACTCCATAGTTGAGATATCCTTAATTCGGATAGAACCATAATTGTGTTCCAACCACACTTTTTACACACAAACATTTTCTCTTCCAACAGTTTCAAAAAACCACGCATGTTATGGCCATTTCATCATGTTCATCAGATTGGTCTCTACCTTGTTCTAAATGTTACACAAGAACAACATTCAACTTGCATGCATTCATCATCCCCATGTTTCACTTCCCTTCTTTCAACTCAATTTCCACCTCAAATCCAAAACTCTTCCATGCAAATTTCTCAGCTTCTTCTCACACCCCCATTTTAGAAGAACCTTCTTCCAACACCCCCTTGATCCATCTTGATGTTAACTTTTCTGACCCTAACAAATATTCCAAGCCAGAGATTGATCAGAATTTGAATGATTTTCTATGTGGGTTGTTTGAGGATCCAAAAAAAGATGAACTTGCTTTTGATTACTATCAAAGACTCAAAGAGCGACCAGAGTTTAGACCAAAGAAATCGACTTTGAATCATGTGATAAGGTACTTGTTGAGATTCAAGAAATGGGAGTTTTTCTTGTCTGTTTCTGAAGATTTTAAGGTTTATCATGTTTTCCCTGATGTTGCTACTTGCTCTAGGTTGATTAGTTTTTGCGTTAAGAATAGAAAATTCAAGATTGCTGAGAGTTTTCTTGATGCTTTTAGCTCTAATGGTGAAATTGGTGTTTTGGCTTTTGGTTTTGCTTTTGAAAGTTATAATAAGCTTCATATGTTTAGGAGAACTATTTTGGTGTTTGAGAAAATGATATCCAATGGTGTTGTTATGGATTCAAGATGCTATTTACATGTTATGGAAGCTTATTCGAGAATCGGTAACTGCGATCGAGTTGTCGAATTGTTTAATGAGTTCGAAAGTAAGAAACTAAGCGACTCGAATCAATATTTAGGTCAAATATATGGTGTTCTATGTGAGTCATTAGGGAAATCTAGAAGGGCTTTTGAAGCTTTAGAGTATTTTAGAGATATGACTAAGAAAGGGATTTCTGAGTACTCGATTTACTCTACATTGATATGTTCTTTCGCGAGTTTGCGTGAGGTTGAGGTTGTTGAGAAACTCGTAACCGAAGCTAAAAGTAAAACGACAATAAGGGATCCCGAGGTGTATTTAAAGGTTGTGTTAATGTATGTTGAAGAAGGTTTGTTGGAGAAGACATTAGAAGTTGTCGAGGCAATGAAGAACGCCGATGTCAAGGTCTCCGATTGCGTTTTATGTGCTATCATCAATGGTTTTAGCAAGAGAAGAGGCTTTTCATCTTCGGTTAAGGTTTACGAGGAACTGATTTTGAAAGGCTACGAGCCTGGTCAAGTCACGTACGCGTCGATAATAAACGCCTATTGTCGTCTCGGCCAATACATCAAAGCGGAGAATGTTTTCGCCGAGATGATGCAAAAGGGGTTCGATAAATGTGTCGTGGCATACTCAAGCATGATTGTGATGTATGGAAAAACGGGCAGGCTGAGAAACGCGATGAAGTTGGTCGcgaagatgaaagaaaaaggGTGTAAACCAAATGTATGGATTTACAATTCGTTAATAGACATGCACGGAAAAGAGAAGAATTTGAGGCAGATTGAGAAGCTTTGGAGTGAGATGAAGAGAAGAAAAGTTGCACCTGATAAGATTACTTACACAAGCATCATTGGTGCTTATTGTAAAGCAAATGAGTTTGATAAATGTGTTGAACTTTATAATGAGTATAGACTCAACAAGGGTGTGATTGATAAAGCTATGGCAGGTACAATGATTGGTGTGTACTCAAATGTTGGTATGGTTGATGAGTTGGTGAAGCTTTTACAAGATATGAAAATGGAAGGAACTGGTTTGGATCAGAGGCTGTATCAGTCTGCATGGAATGCTTTTACAGATGCTGGAATGCAATTGCAGACAAAATGGATGAAAGAGAGTTTTCATGTAACATAGTGTAGTTTTTCAATGTGGCAAAATCTTATGCTGAGATGATTTGAATCATTGAAATTGTTCGAGCGTATCAATCTGGTCATTCACGTTTCGATAACGTGGAAAACTAGGTTGATACATTCGGGCGATTTCAAGGATTAATTTGAGTTTTTATTCTATGCGAGTAATTTGATACTTGTTTATGTGATCAAATAGAAGGAAAAAAGAGATATATGTGTAGATGATTGTGTGAGAACTAATTAGATATTTTAAAATGAGAGGGTGTCACACAATCAACTCAAGAACActaatgattttttttataaataaaaacaataaaacGTTGTTTGGACACATTTAACATGTTTAAAAAGCTTCTGTTAAATATTTTAAAAACCGACTTAGTCATTCTTGTGATAGGGTTGAGGGGTCGGCGGTTGAATCAGAAAGTCATTGGTTGAATGGTAAGATTCGATCACATACTTTGATTTCAATAACAAGATTGTATTATTGTAAATATATGAAGTCGTGTTGAATCAGATGATCTAATTTCTAAAAAGTTAGGAtacttaaaaaatatcaaaattattgTATATTAAATTGATTCTTAATctctattaaatttatttttttgtttttttagtgAATTGAAATAAAGTTTTTGTTGTTGATATTTCTATTTTTAGTACTTTTAAATGTTTATTTCTAAAAAATTTATTCTATTTAAAATTTTGTTGtctttttttaataaaaaatatcaTTAAAAAAGTGTCATTTAaaattttaagaaaaaaaaagagTATTAACCTTTTTGATTTGCAAAAATTTCAGATTCACCCTATTCTTTTTCTTCTGATTTTGGCCGATTTACAACAAC is a window of Lathyrus oleraceus cultivar Zhongwan6 chromosome 6, CAAS_Psat_ZW6_1.0, whole genome shotgun sequence DNA encoding:
- the LOC127091803 gene encoding pentatricopeptide repeat-containing protein At5g13770, chloroplastic; translation: MAISSCSSDWSLPCSKCYTRTTFNLHAFIIPMFHFPSFNSISTSNPKLFHANFSASSHTPILEEPSSNTPLIHLDVNFSDPNKYSKPEIDQNLNDFLCGLFEDPKKDELAFDYYQRLKERPEFRPKKSTLNHVIRYLLRFKKWEFFLSVSEDFKVYHVFPDVATCSRLISFCVKNRKFKIAESFLDAFSSNGEIGVLAFGFAFESYNKLHMFRRTILVFEKMISNGVVMDSRCYLHVMEAYSRIGNCDRVVELFNEFESKKLSDSNQYLGQIYGVLCESLGKSRRAFEALEYFRDMTKKGISEYSIYSTLICSFASLREVEVVEKLVTEAKSKTTIRDPEVYLKVVLMYVEEGLLEKTLEVVEAMKNADVKVSDCVLCAIINGFSKRRGFSSSVKVYEELILKGYEPGQVTYASIINAYCRLGQYIKAENVFAEMMQKGFDKCVVAYSSMIVMYGKTGRLRNAMKLVAKMKEKGCKPNVWIYNSLIDMHGKEKNLRQIEKLWSEMKRRKVAPDKITYTSIIGAYCKANEFDKCVELYNEYRLNKGVIDKAMAGTMIGVYSNVGMVDELVKLLQDMKMEGTGLDQRLYQSAWNAFTDAGMQLQTKWMKESFHVT